ttaaaattaaaattcttcagcaacaaaaactgaagtttttattcaacaataacaacaacaagtCCAGGCTTACaagattaaaatgtctttactGAAATCTCACAGTTTTAACAGTGttggttttcattgtttttatttacttggtCTATAATAATCTGCTTTCTGTCTAAATTCTAGTCCCATAACATTGCACATATATAAAGGAAATATATGAGATTCTGACCACACTGTCTTTCCTATGGTGTTCGTCTCCCTGttctttttaatataattacttAGTGGGTTTGAGGTGTGTGGGTGGGGTGTTAGGATAAGGTGGTGTTTTGTTACTATGTTCTGCCACACCACAAAGAGGGAGGGCAAGGgactttaaaaaaggaaaaagattgCATGTCTATCAGGAGTGGAGGAAAAAATTGATAAACCATGGTATGGTGATTTTTGAATGGCAGTATTATAGTGATGCATGGATGCaaagtattgatttttattaaaaaaaaaaagtgaattgtgcaaatattaattaaagtttatataaataataagatGAATTGCTTTTCAGTATAccagatacattttgctgcagtaaaactgaaatgagaaattttattttaaaaacttgatcttattagataaaacagatgttgacacatttttcctttggggacataacttatatttggggaaaaaaggtaatgaatcgcaatatatgttatcacaACACTCAGTAAAtcgcaaaacatttaaaactgcaataatattgtaCTGTGACCAAAGTGTTGTAATAATGTTTACGCAGGGgtaggaataaataaatgtgtacttCTTTCGGCTCCTTTTCAAACGTGATATTCAAATGTCTGGAGTATTTGTTTATTGACATTGATGTATAGGTTCTGCATAGGccttctttttcatctttatgtgtttgtttattgcgCTTGGCTGTTaggcttgtttgcttttgtttgtgtgttttgttttgctttgttctaaaaacaaaaagagaaactccCGCTCACTGTCATGCTGATTCTGACATATTTATTGAGTGACAGCAGACCTTTAACAGGTTCATTATACCTGATGAAGATCTGCTAGACTAaaacgttgttgttgtttatatatatatatatgaatatatcaGCAGTAAGCAGAACAGTGTGCTggagtttctctctttgtttttacattattccCTCCTCTGACGCACCAGTCACACATTCAGGCACGCAGAGATGttcttctgcatttttttttttaacatgtttgagaaaaaatttcattcagtttaattaaatattatttagtGGAGCCTCTGATGATTCACACCCCTCGGTAAGGGTATATTAAAGATTCGGATTGAACTCCAAGCAGGCGTTAAGGCGGCCTGTCTAGCGTCTCAGGAGGCAGCCTGTGCTTTCCAGAGAAAGCACATCTGTCTTCAGAGACTGACATAACATATTTGAAGAGAATGACGAATGgtttatcagctgtttttgactTCCAGTATATTCTCTAATATGTCGTTTAAAACAGCCTTTGCTGCTTTCTTCTATACACCTGTGGGCAAATATATTTCCTTTAATGGAGAAATGGGGATGTGGCAGTATTTTGGATTACAGATACAAGCATACTTAATcgaatatttgaaaaatgtaataataataccGGGATGAGAATTAACAGGATCCTTTTAGCCTCACATCAGCGGTTAGTCTGGATTAGTGCAGCTGTGTTTGCTCAGCTGAGctgttgtgtgtctgcaggtgaaACAGCGTCAGGACGAGGAGAAGAAGCAGCTGGTGACGCTCAGAGATCAGCTGAGGCCGGTCGTCCACACAGAGCAGGTCAGACGCGCAAACACCGACACTAACTAACTTTATAATACTGTTCAACAAgttattaatgtgtgtgttaatgtgtgtgtgtgtaggactCTTTACCGAAGCAGGTGTACAGCATGCATCAGCTGCTGGGAGACAAACAGTACGGCACAGAAAGATCAGGATTCCTCTACAAGAAGAGCGACGGGTAAAAACGAAAGAATTAAACAGTCAAACGTCGACATGGAAACACTCGACTCTTAACATAGCGTCGTTGTCGGGTGCAAACCTTGTATCTCaacatttcactattttccttttttttaaattaattaattatgttGTTCCCCCTTTAAGTCTTTCAGTGGGTTTGACCATTTCTCAACCaatgaaatttatttaaaaagcttgtgacAGAACCTACTGTCTCCAGTGGatccttaaaaacatttaattcctTAAAAATAGCAGTTGTGGAGATGCAGGTTTGCGCCCGACAGCAGTGAAGCAGTGATAGATATCAGTAGTATTATTACGAGTGAaactgtctgtttgtgtttcaggttaAGGAAAATGTGGCAGAAGAGGAAATGCTCAGTTCACAACTGTTACCTGACCATCGCACACGCTACTGTAAgctcacctctgtgtgtgtgtgtgtgtgtgtgtgtgtgtgtgtgtgtgtgtgtgtgataagcTGTAACCTCTGATCTCTTAACAATAAAGTTATGATCCTTTTAGTTAtaatcttctctctctctcagcccaACAAACCTCCTACCAGACTCAACCTGCTCACCTGTCAGGTTAAACCCAGTGTGGAGGACAAGAAATGCTTCGACCTCATCTCTCgtaagacacaaacacacattcccTCAGGAgcacagatgttttattttattttatttttatttaaccagaaaaaaacctcTCGAGATAAAAATGATCTTTGTCAAGAGTGTCCTGGTTACATACATaactcaaaaataataatggtgTGTAAACCAGTGGACCTGCATATCTGTAATATGGATCTATatgtaaattgtatttttaataaatacaattagGTATGGTGTAAATTAAACATAATGGGAGAACAGGTGTAAATATGATTATAAATTACCATACAcattacaggattttttttgcagtttgatttATATTGTTGAAATCATAAGGTCTAGActcttttaatttacaaaaaaacctcCACCCAATCAGAATCCATAATTCTCTGTGATTGTGGTGTAAATGCACACAGCGTGTGTTAAAATGTACCTGTGTAACATATTTATATGTACGTTGTCCTCCAGATAATCGGACCTACCACTTCCTAGCTGAGGATGAAGCGGAGTGTGTGGCGTGAGTCAAAAATAAGCTTTATTCTGACAAACTGGTACTGGTATCATTTATAtggattattaaaaatatatatatataaggtattgaaatgtgtttgtgtgtttctgtcctcGTCAGCTGGATCTCGGTGCTCAGTAACAGTAAGCAGGAGGCTCTGAACGTGGCTCTGGACGGGGGGAGGAGAGGCGGAGGAGGTGGCGAGAGCAGCGTGGAGGATCTGACCCGAGCCATCACTGACGACATCAGACGGATGCCGGGAAACAACAGCTGCTGTGACTGCGGAGCTCCAggtaatcaatcaatcaatcaatcaatcaatcaatcaatcaatcaatcaatcaatcaatcaatcaatcaatgtgtctttatttaaCTAGGTTGTGTCACATATATACAGGATTACTGGATTCATTTATCAGTcaactgtcagaaaataaatccacaactattttaaattaattgtcacttaaaaattaaaaaaaaaaaaagattcacttGTTTCAAGTTCagagtattttctgtttttgtttctctacGATGAAAATattcccaaaaaatgttttctgacattttacgaGCCAAATGTTTGAGTAAATCATTGCCAGATTATTTTATAAtgacaatattgtttttttctgggctACTTTCAGCGCTACTGTCAGTGAAACTCCTCATGAATCTGACCGTGAACTTCAATTCTCTCGTAGATCCTGGCTGGCTCTCGACCAACCTGGGCATACTGACCTGTATCGAGTGTTCGGGGATCCACAGGGAGATGGGCGTCCACGTCTCCAGGATCCAGTCTCTGAGTCTGGACAGTCTGGGGACGTCAGACCTGCTGGTAGGTCTCAGCTGTTCGCTAACAAGCTAATTCAGCCTGCAGTCAGCTGGGTTTAGTTCAACCCcacttttaaaatcagttttgtgAACATCATGCTCAGCTTCTATCGATCCGTCTCACTGCTGCTGTCGAGCATGTTtacatacgtgtgtgtgtaaaagcatTGTACCTGGCTGCTGTGCACCGCACCTTACACGCTATTGattgattgttgtttgttgttgagtgGACGTGTGACGGTAATAttgctgtttgcatgtgttgGGCGTACATGAATCACCTGCTGTGTGGGCTGAGTCTCCAAAATCTACATCCACTCCAGGCGGCAGGAGAGGATCAGTTAATCTGGATTCTGTCTCTGCAGTTAAGCTGCTCGTCCTTTTGTCCAGTGATCCATGATACATGCGCGCAACAAAAACGTGTCAGATTTTGCACGCTGCACGTAGATAAGGCACTTTGCACCATGCACTTTATATAATGCGCTGTATGCCGTACAGTTTACATTGCTACTGTTACTGCACTTTTGTTCTCTGTttgaatttttgtatttttttttctttctttttttccctttttctctctttcttgaTGTTTCTGTTGTCTTGTACCTG
The nucleotide sequence above comes from Plectropomus leopardus isolate mb unplaced genomic scaffold, YSFRI_Pleo_2.0 unplaced_scaffold15329, whole genome shotgun sequence. Encoded proteins:
- the LOC121964352 gene encoding arf-GAP with SH3 domain, ANK repeat and PH domain-containing protein 1-like, with translation VKQRQDEEKKQLVTLRDQLRPVVHTEQDSLPKQVYSMHQLLGDKQYGTERSGFLYKKSDGLRKMWQKRKCSVHNCYLTIAHATPNKPPTRLNLLTCQVKPSVEDKKCFDLISHNRTYHFLAEDEAECVAWISVLSNSKQEALNVALDGGRRGGGGGESSVEDLTRAITDDIRRMPGNNSCCDCGAPDPGWLSTNLGILTCIECSGIHREMGVHVSRIQSLSLDSLGTSDLLLARNVGNSGFNEILEANLLSPSLKPSQHSH